The Actinomadura graeca nucleotide sequence ACGCTCGCCTGCTTCGCGCTCGGCGCCCTCTCGATCTACCTGCTGTCGCACGCGATGCGCACGCTGCCGGTCGGCACCGCGTACGCGGTGTTCACCGGGATCGGCGCGGTCGGCGCCATCGCGCTCGGCGTCGTGGTGCAGAAGGACCCGGTCACGGCGGGACGGGCGGCGGCGCTCGGCCTGATCATCGCCGGGATCGTCCTCGCCCGCGCCACCAATCCGGAGTGACGGCGGCCCCCTCGTCCTACCGGCGGGTAGCCCGGCGGCGGCCGCCGGGGTTACCGTTCTGCGATGCGGCGACTCCTGTGCCTGGCGCTGGCGGGCGGCCTCGTCCTGGCGGGCTGCGAGGGCCCGGGATCCGGGGGCGCCGGACGGCCGGACGGCGGGCGGCCCGCCGAGATCGACGGCATCCCGACAGGCGCGGGTACGCACAAGCGGAAGCTGGACGTCGGCACCATCGGGCACCGCGAGTACCTGCTGCACGTGCCGCCCGCGGTGGCGGACGGGAAGTGGCGGGACGGCAGGCCCGCCGACCCGCCCGCGCTCGTCGTCGCGCTGCACGGCGGGCTCGCCACCATGGGGCGGATGCGCGAGCTGACCGGCTTCGACGCCCTCGCCGACGGGAAGGGCTTCCTGGCCGCCTACCCCGACGGGTTCATGACGACCTGGAACGCCGGGGACTGCTGCGGCCCGGCGAAGATCGGGCACGTCGACGACGTCGGCTTCCTGAGCCGCATGATCGGCGAGCTGACCCGCGCGGGGCTCGCCGACCCGCGCCGCGTGTACGTCGCCGGATTCTCCAACGGCGCGGGGATGGCCTACCGGCTGGCCTGCGAGCGGCCCGCCGAGGTCGCGGCGATCGGGGTGGTCGAGGGGGCGCTGGCGACCCGCTGCGACCCGCGCCGCCCCGTCTCGGTGATGATCTTCCACGGGACGGCCGACCGGAGCGTCCCGTTCGACGGCGGGGGACGGCGCGACATCGACGACGGGCGGCCGTTCCCGCCCGTGTCGTCCGCCGTCGGCTTCTGGCGCAAGGTCGGGGGCCTGCCCGCACCGGACCGGAGGGTGCGCTCCCGCGTCCGCGGCGCCGAGTGCGGCGGCACGGGCAAGGGGCGCGGCGGCGCGGAGGTGGTCTTCTGCCGGATCGACGGCGGGGGGCACTCCTGGCCGTCCGGGGCGGCCGCGGCGCTGTGGGACTTCTTCGCCGCGCACCCGCGTGACCGCTGACCGCCAAGATATGAGATCTTTTCATATTTACCGCTAGGCTGGCGGGGTGACCGCCATGACCCTCCGGGACCGCTACGACACCGCGACCCGCGGCCTTGAGGCGCCGCTCGCCGTCGTCGACCTGGCCGCCCTCCGCGCGAACGCCGCCGGGCTCGTCCGCCGCGCCGCCGGAAAGCCCATCCGGGTGGCGAGCAAGTCGGTGCGCTGCCGCGCCGTCCTCGACGAGGTCCTCGCCATGGACGGGTTCGCCGGGATCATGGCGTTCACCCTCCCCGAGGCGCTCTGGCTGGTTCGGGAGAAGGTGACCGGCGACGTCCTCGTCGCCTACCCCACCACCGACCGCACGGCGCTGGCCGCCCTCGCCGCGGACCCCGCCGCCGCCCGCGCGATCACGCTGACCGCCGACTCCCCCGCGCACCTGGACCTGATCGAGGACGCCGCCGGCGCCCACCCGATCCGGGTGTGCATCGACATCGACGCCTCCTACCGCCCGCTCGGCGGCCGCGTCAGGATCGGCGCCCTGCGCTCCCCGCTGCACACGCCCGCGGACGTCCGCGCCCTCGTCGAGCGGATCCTCGCGCGCCCGTCCCTCGCCCTCGTCGGGCTGATGGCCTACGAGTCGCAGATCGCCGGGGTCGGGGACCTCCCGCCCGGCCGTCCCGCCCGCGCGCTCGCCATCCGCGCCATGCAGCGCCGGTCCAGGATCGAGCTGGCCCGGCGCCGCGCCGCGATCGTCCAGGCCGTCCGCGACCTCACCGACCTGGAGTTCGTCAACGGCGGCGGCACCGGCAGCGTCGAGTCGACCGCCGCCGAGCGCGCCGTCACCGAGGTCGCCGCCGGGTCGGGGCTCTACCACCCGCACCTGTTCGACCAGTACTCGGGCTTCACCGGACGGCCCGCCGCGCTGTTCGCGCTGCCCGTCGTCCGCCGCCCCCGCCCCGGCACCGTCACCTGCCTCGGCGGCGGCTACCTCGCCTCCGGCCCCGCCGACGACGCCCGGCTGCCCCAGCCCTACCTCCCGGCCGGGCTGGGCTACGACCCCGACGAGGGCGCGGGCGAGGTGCAGACCCCGCTGCTCGGCCGCGCCGCCGACCTGCTGGACCTCGGCGACCGCGTCTGGTTCCGGCACACCAAGGCCGGCGAGCTGTGCGAGCGGTTCGCCGCGCTGCACCTCATCGACGGCGACCGGTTCGTCCGGACCGTCCCCACCTACCGCGGCGAAGGCCACACGTTCCTCTGACGCCCGGGCGGCTAGGTTGGGGCGCATGAGCGACACTCCCCTGATCAGTGTCCGCGGCGAGGCCGTCCTTGAGGTCGAGCCGGAGATCGCCCGGTTGTCGGTGTACGTCCAGTCGCAGGAGAACGACAGGCGCGCCGCGCTGGACCGGCTCGTCGAGCGCAACCAGCAGTGCCTGGACCT carries:
- a CDS encoding DMT family transporter, which translates into the protein MGWAVLGLAGLVEIAFSQSIRPTENFTRPLPTLACFALGALSIYLLSHAMRTLPVGTAYAVFTGIGAVGAIALGVVVQKDPVTAGRAAALGLIIAGIVLARATNPE
- a CDS encoding alpha/beta hydrolase family esterase; its protein translation is MRRLLCLALAGGLVLAGCEGPGSGGAGRPDGGRPAEIDGIPTGAGTHKRKLDVGTIGHREYLLHVPPAVADGKWRDGRPADPPALVVALHGGLATMGRMRELTGFDALADGKGFLAAYPDGFMTTWNAGDCCGPAKIGHVDDVGFLSRMIGELTRAGLADPRRVYVAGFSNGAGMAYRLACERPAEVAAIGVVEGALATRCDPRRPVSVMIFHGTADRSVPFDGGGRRDIDDGRPFPPVSSAVGFWRKVGGLPAPDRRVRSRVRGAECGGTGKGRGGAEVVFCRIDGGGHSWPSGAAAALWDFFAAHPRDR
- a CDS encoding amino acid deaminase/aldolase, producing the protein MTLRDRYDTATRGLEAPLAVVDLAALRANAAGLVRRAAGKPIRVASKSVRCRAVLDEVLAMDGFAGIMAFTLPEALWLVREKVTGDVLVAYPTTDRTALAALAADPAAARAITLTADSPAHLDLIEDAAGAHPIRVCIDIDASYRPLGGRVRIGALRSPLHTPADVRALVERILARPSLALVGLMAYESQIAGVGDLPPGRPARALAIRAMQRRSRIELARRRAAIVQAVRDLTDLEFVNGGGTGSVESTAAERAVTEVAAGSGLYHPHLFDQYSGFTGRPAALFALPVVRRPRPGTVTCLGGGYLASGPADDARLPQPYLPAGLGYDPDEGAGEVQTPLLGRAADLLDLGDRVWFRHTKAGELCERFAALHLIDGDRFVRTVPTYRGEGHTFL